The genomic stretch ACAGACATATCGTTAATTTGAAGTCGTCAAGTTGTACATGTAGAGAGTGGGAACTTACCGGTATCCCATGCCAACATGCAGTTTGTGTCCTGCACAGTGAAGGGTTGGAGCCAGAAAATTTCGTTGCTCATTGGTATATAGAATCTACATATTTGAAGGCCAATCAGTTCATGATACAACCCGTGAGAGGAAAGATCTTGTGGGCCGAAACTGGTAAAGAAGAAATTGCACCACCGGCTCACAGGAAGTTACCAGGGAGGCCTAAAGTTAGaagaaagaaagataaaaatgaGATTCAGAAGGCAGGCAAACTATCCAGAAAAGGAAGAATCATGACTTGCAAAATATGTAAGCAACCTGGACATAATATAAGAAGATGTCCTCAAAAGATGAATATGGTACTATTACTCAGCCCCTTTTACAATAAAGTGCTCTCATAAAATTGTGGTTTCTTAACAATGCTTTTCTTGTTAATTTTAATGTAGCCCGAAGAAGATAATGTTAGAAGTCTAGAGCAATATGCAACAAATAAGTCACTCTCTCAAAGCAGAAATGAAATGAGGGATGAACAATCATTAAAAAGGCATAATGGCTCAATCCAACTAGGTAAAAGAAGCAGAACCACAAAATCAAGGATGACGAAAGGTTCGACAAATCATCCAACTGGTTATGGACTATATATCAATGAGAATACTGGTCAAGCAATTCTTAATGTAAGCATTATATTActcttttatatataatttaagTTACCTCATGCTCAATATTTCAGAATAATTACATTGTTGGTTTGCTTTGATCAGCCAGGAATAAGGTCGAATAAATATGTGAAGACACATCAAGAAACAATGTTTTCACGACCATCTGAAGATACAAATAAAGATGTCCCAGGCAGCAAGAACCAGACAACTGCAAGTTGAGGCACAACGCAAAATAACTACATTCACAACTCAAGCAAAGGAGAGGAAATGATGTGGATCTTGAATTAAGTTTATGAATAATAGATAAGACAATTGTTCGCATTGTTACACGCAATTTATTGCTTTTGCACTTCGTAAGTTTGATTTATTCTTAAAGAATTATAtgaatctctttttttttctattcctACTAAAGTAtaaatgaattttcatatagtttaaAGTGTTCTGATGATAGCAGATTATATGTGGAATTTTCACTTCCTGGGAATTAATTGCATGATCATCATCTATTTTTAGAGTAAGATTTTGGATGTAACAAGTGTATATCCAATTAGTTTCTTATGAGAGGAAAATCAACTGGGATCATTGTTTATAGGTTGATTGATGAGATTATTGAATTATTGCAGTATATCTTGTCAATTAAATTGTTCAAGATGCAAGTgtggagaagaaaagaaggtttAGCCTACAGATTTCTTATATCATTTCTAATACTTGTCAAGGAATTAAACATTCTAGTAGTTGAATCAAACCTATTGGAATCAATGAACTTGTCAATGAACTAAACATCTAGTAGTTGAATCAAACATATTGGAATACTTATTAATAACTACATTAAGAGAAAAGTTTAAGGGATCAAACCTATTGAATGCTTTCATATATTGAACTTTTAGTAGTTGAATCTGGAATGACGCCCCCAATCTCATTTGGAAGTATGAACAGTGGTTTTGAAGCAGGAACAGTATCCCAAATCTCATTTAGAAGTTTCATCGAACACATTGAGTGCATTCTAATTGGTTGCATTTTGGTTGCAATCTGCAATCTACTTTTCGTCACAATTCTGCAATTACAAGGCTCCTTCCTCATCTTCCTTTTTTTTCAGAAACAAAAAATGGCACAACAAAATGAAAGAAATATTGAGCTTCTAGCAAGTCTCCTcattattttgtgtgtatattTTTTGGAGCATTGTTCCTGCTTGTCTTCAATATGCAGAGAGAagaaaattttttttgtttgattataTTGGCTGAAATTCATTGAAGAAGATTGATATAAGCGTAGGTTAGTTGAAGGTTGAGTAGTTTGGTTTTCCGTTAAATAAGGATCAgaatatatcaaatataaaagTACAGGGACTTGGTAAAACGGAAATATTGTATAAGGACCTATTAAAATACACAATCAAAGTACAATGACCTATGAATGCGTTTTGCCAATAATATATCAATTCATTCATGATACACcatcatttaaaatttttttttgagtGATTAGTCGGTCATTTAGCAATTAACATTACTCTTTCTAAGCTCAACAATAGtaatgatttaattatatttggccatttagcatcacataTTACGGCCATTTAGCTCACAATAGTAATGATTAGTCGGGGTCATTGAATCATTCTATAATTCGTCTGGGATTGGATTTTTAAACTCAATATTTGCAGAAACCAACTGGCTTGATTTAAGAAGACATCCGTTCCAAGAAAATCCATCTCTAGCCAGCATTAGATCATCACAAAATTTAGCATTCATTATTTGGTCtaaattagaaatttagaaGAAAACATGGACTCCATCCGTCCCcgaaaatttatcacttattttctttttcgccCATCCCTAACacttttcacttttatcatttttagcaGTAGACCTCCCAGTAATTTAAGCTTTGCAACGTTAATTTCAAAACATATAGAAAAAATCATCTAATGTTTATTGCGATAGAAAATATCgaaaaactaattaaaaatgTCATTTAGACAGAAAAGGTATTGAAAAGTAAGGAAATGTAAAATAGATAGATATGCTAGGCAAATCCTATAAAATCTCCAAAATTATAAGCTTCcgtatttaaataaaataataatggtGGGCAAAGCAATCAGAGAACTTTGAAGACCATAATTATCATGAGTAATCCACATAGAAAATTCGGATTGATAACTTCATCATTTTGCTAAGCCCACCATTGCACAAAAGTTTAAGAAAATAAGAAGATTTTGTTTTGGTAAAACAAAACAGAATCTGAAAAGTCTAAAAACAAAATTCCAACAGATTGTTCTACCAAATCTGATTGTTATAGCACCCAAGTACCTTCTCGAAGTTTCTTCGCAGATTTTGATCTTACATCTGCAAAGGGCAGATCGGGCTTATCAAAAAACAAAACCTTAATACTACAAATCCATaaattaaaacacaaaattgaagaaaaacggattaaaaatgaaattaggaAGAGAGCTGAGATTTACGGCTAGGTTATTGTGATAACTGAGAGCTGCTGCCTGTCTTATAGAGATGAAAGCCGGAGTAGGGTTCTAAATTCTATCCTTAATATAATGGGCTTAATTTTGAGGCCCAAGCCCACTAACTAGCATATGGTTTGTTTGCAATCGATTCAAAGTCCATTCGGAAAAGCCTAATTACTTGGCAGAATTAACTAGCTTGTTAACCAATATATGAATTTATACTAATATGTTTTTAGGTAAACTGAAAATACAATCATGAATTCATGATAACTAACTTAAATACCTATTGCCCTCAAATTTTTTATCCTCCCAATAGAGATTTACTAAGGTTAATTTGGTTCAATTATAAGGTTAATTTGctgttaaaaagaaaataatttctatttttaggggacgaagagagtattatattttgctattttttttttgaaaataaaaaaattaaaataaaatataaaatgtgtTAAAAATGATAGGGCGTACTATAGTCCACCCATTGCAGGTGGAGGAAACGGActataaaatgatgatgtggccgACTATAGTCCGCCCCATTATGGATACTCTTAATGATATATGTCCATGTATTCAAATATGGGATATTTGACCTCATACAGCCATACATCACCACTCTATCAACAGGTCAAATACCATACACAACTACAATTTACTCTTTGTGAAAATACATGTACTCCTCGATATATTGTTGTTGGTATGCTTGTGCAGTTGTGCTCCATAGAATACCCTATTATTACCATATACTTATGTGGAACGTATTATATCTTagggagtaggagtaggagtaggagtggGAGTAgttgataatattatttcttatacGTATTAAATCTTAGGGAGTAGGAGTAGttgataatattatttcatataagagtgaactacataaatggtatttgatctttcactttcgcatgcaaatggtacatgatctttattttatatcatttttggcacccgtgacaaaaataaccctaggtatcaaatatgtgttttttttgttatggatgatatttttggaaatttcaattaaatagtaagtaccaaatatgtgatttttttcttcttccttatttctttttttcttctttagtatcttctttttttttttcttcattttcttctatctttttagtattttatcttcctttcctctttctttttactccttagtttatgtttcctctttttccttgtctcttctttttagtgttttatacatacatctaattgcattcataatataaatcaagaacaaaacacctaattaaattaattatttaaaataattgaatcaattaaatattttttaataaattattttatactcatttttggattgaaacacctaactaaaaatattaaacacttaatatcattatgaataaatcacaattttaaatttttattaggactatattaattagttattaatttaatataaaattattattattatataatattgtgtgattcataatttaaataattataatataattatttattaattacaactagtttttagtattataaaaataatattattataataattaaatataattataactataattataattaagtatatttgaatgatattaaaaaataaattaattattaatttataatatcatttttggtacTTAGTTTTGTGTATGCCCAAAATAATCTCAatgacacaaatggaaaaatatatttgtttagagggcattttggggtgaaaattgcatcaggtaccaaaaatgtgatttataagtaccaaaaacaatataaaataaagatcatgtatcatttatgtgcgaaagtgaaagatcaagtaccatttatgtagttcactcttcaTATAAAGAAGGGAGACAAGCCCATTAGAATTACATAGTGGTTTCAGGTCTATATTTAGGGTTTAGGTCTATATGAACACTGATGTGGGGTAGTTATAATTTTATatctagtttcaattgccaacaccctccctcaaacccttcaaggtgaacttggaggggttggactattttctgatcgattggacaatttgcccaatttttttcaaatcggttggaccactggcaCAAATTTTAAGCCCAAATATACTGCTGAGTCAGTCAtattttcggtttcagcccagatatactgctgggtcagttaaatttaACCCaaagtcggcgacccgctctaaTACCATGAttgaaatccatgggttccatcctaaaatcaATTAGTGATAGGATGAGTGAACCattaaaattatatagtgaTTTCTGATCTTTATGAACACCGATATAAGGTAGTTATTATTTTATATCTAGTTTCAATTACCAACATATTTATCCATATGCATTGAATTATGACGTGTATATATGACTATATGAGTATGAAATAGTGAGAGATCCTATACGGTGGGATCGGATTGTCGTATGAGTATTTGCTGACATTTTCACCTCATACAGCTATGAACAGATGTTACCTCAATTTTGAAGAACTAATTAAATTGCATATCGTATTCTTGTTTACTGCTAAATGCACAAAAGTTTCTTAGAATGGGAAAATTATATAGCAGTAAATAATTTCGGGGGCACATTTTGGTGAGcctattataattaaattttaactgTGATTAATTAAGCAACTTAACAAGATTCACTGTTTTAGAttgtttttcaaaattaaataaggGCCACGCAAGGCCAATCTAAAACAGATCTAAGAACATTAATAACGCactgggccgggccgcaaatcgcgagtcccggcccgtcccaaaCGTTGGAGGAGGCGGTgtcacggcccaggccggtcccggggccgcattTGCGGCCCGGTGATTCTCCCGGTGTCCGGCCTGGCCGGCGatggagggggagaggaagaggCTGGGCCGCTACTGTTCAcggatttttgaatttttagaagaggaagaagagggagggggagaggaagaagaaggagaaagaggaagaagatggagaTGGAAAGGGGCGAGATTTTtgcacttttaatttttaaaaattttttaaaaaaattaattttttttgcacttttttaaattttctaatttttttataatttttagtttataatttattatttttgtattaaaaatgaatttctcttgttataattgctcaacgtattctattttacgagtaaaataagttggagttgtgaatagtgtcatttattagttgcggcccgggttgtggcctgcagggttagagcagttggggcctgggacgcaactgtagaggaatgatgacgtggaggggacttggggccggaactGGGGACTGGGTTATTCATGCTCTAAGAGCCTCTGCATCGCTGTCTCGAtgcgggctcggtctcgtctcggcgagacgagacAGCATCCAGACGGCGATGCAGATGCTCCGTCTCTTCCCATCGCGTCCCATGTCCCTCCGCAGAGATGAGGCTGGCGAGCTCCCGTGCATtcgtgacgcccactcaccggCCTGCGAGTGGACGTCGTTTATATCTGttgaaaaatgttttttttttaaattccaaaaaaatcaaaaaaaattccCCAAAAAATACTAGctgtttatagccgtttttccaatattttttttctgttttttaagCCCCCagtcacttctataaatatcaaataattcccacaaattatccaccataaaaaaactctctattctcactcaaacactctacattcttcatctcaaaacattattcttctcccaaagttaatccattcatggatccatttgagcaaatgcttCGAATGATGTATCTTTCGTATTTtcggatgttgtaattttcatggtttttaatgattttatgaattattagtattaatttaatatttcaaagaaatattaattgaatttgttggaaataaaaataaaaaatgaaattgaatgaatagttaagggattagatggttaagagatgaagggttgcaggtcatgtctcttagttaagagatggggtaaaaagTGCCGTAGGACCCATGAATAATGAAGGGATGAGACGAGAttgagacggtattgagacatGAACGCGGATGGCTTAAGGAATTGAATTGCAATTATTATAACACTCTAAAATCAAGTAAAGCTGAGCTGTCTGTCCTGCAATCTAACAACCTTATATTAAATcaatttaacattaaaaaaatgaaatacacCAACAttattgagaagaaaaaaaaacgagTTCCATTCGCCAATTTACCAATTTGCCATGATAATATAACGTACTAATGATTTTGTCGTCCATTCACCTAAAGTTTACTTTCTTGGTAAGCATAAGTGACAATGCCGACTAAATCTCTCTATTTGATGGTATCAATTCATGGTACAATATTTCAATCCAAAAATTCcaactaaatttaattttccGTTTGATTTAATGTAATTATTTCAATTCCCGAAAATAATCTGAAAAATAATGTCCAATATAAGCATGTTTTTCATGTCCATTTTCAGCTTGTCTTTCTAGACAATACCAAATTTAAGGGTCCCTTGAGTAAATAAATTTCTAGAAATATCCAAAAGTAGATAATAATAAGTCCTCCTATTAACAAGACAACAATAGCAAATTAAAAGTATGGATAAGTATACTACTCTCTTCTCTCACTTCCAAAAAAAGAGTGTTGATAACTGAATCTGttttctctctcactcaaaGAGTCATTCAGCCAATCCCAATTCGAAGATTCTTCCATTGCACCCCCAAAGTCGATGACGACCAAAACCCAGAAGAAACCCAAAACCCAATCGAAGAAATCCAAGACAGAATCTGTCTCCGTCACCATCGCCGATGAGAAAACGCATCTATTGATTAACAACAAGGCGGAGAGCAGCAGCTTCTCCCACCAAGAAGCAAACGGTGCCTCCTTCACCGGAGCAGTTTTCAACTTGTCCACCACCATAATCGGCGCCGGAATCATGGCTTTGCCGGCCACCATGAAGGTCCTCGGCCTCGCCCTCGGGATCTTAGCTATCGCGTTTGTCGCGGTCCTCACGGAGATCTCCATATCCATGCTTCTCCGCTTCAGCAAAGCCGGCGCCGTCGCCTCCTACGGCGGCGTCATGGGGGACGCGTTCGGCGCCGCCGGCCGGAAATCGCTGCAGGTCTGCGTCGTCATCTGTAACATTGGTGTTCTAGTCGTCTACATGATTATAATCGGTAtgttgttttgatttttgattttagattttttctttgttgaaaaatTTCGATTAGGTGTTGATAAAAACTGAATGGTGAAGGGGATGTTATATCCGGTTCGTCGCCGAGCGGAATTCATCACCCCGGTCTGATGGAGAGCTGGTTCGGCCAGCAGTGGTGGACCGGCCGGCTCTTCGTGCTTGTTGTGACCACGCTTGGGGTTTTCACTCCATTAGCGTTTCTCAAGCGCATTGGTGAGTTGTAATTTCTCAATTGTTGAATTTTGTGTTGAATTGATTATATGAGGTTCATCGATAAACATTCGAACTCGCATTAGTATGAAATTGTCTGCATTGTGCAAAACTGGCCTCATCTATGGAATTCAAGTCCTTACTTGGAAATTTGTTGCAGATTCTCTGCGGCACACCTCAGCGGTGGCTGTTTTCCTAGCAGTGTTGTTCCTAGTAATAACCGCAGGCATCGTGGTGGCGAAATGGATGCAAGGAGGCCTGGTGTGGCCGCGCCTCCTCCCTGATATCTCCGACTTCAATTCCATCTGGAGTCTCTTCACCGTCGTCCCTGTCCTCGTCACTGCCTACGTCTGCCATTTCAACGGTACAATTCTTCCAAGAATTGATGAATTTAGTTAGATTGGTGTATGAATTAATCAAGTATTAGGGTGGTGCAGTACACAGCATTGAAAACGAGCTAGATGATCCTTCATTGATAAAACCAGTGGTCCGAACATCTTTGGTGCTCTGCTCAGTCATTTACATGATGACCAGCTTCTTTGGCTTCCTCTTGTTTGGTGACGCCACGCTGGACGACGTGCTCTCCAACTTTGACACGGATCTCGGCATCCCTTTCAGCTCCCAGCTCAATGATGGTGTTCGTCTCAGCTATGCTCTCCATCTCATGCTAGTTTTCCCGGTCATTTTCTACCCTCTCCGCCTCAACTTAGACGGCCttatctcctcctcctcctcctccatccCTCTCACGGCCGACAACATGCGCTTCACCTCTCTCACGATCGCCCTCATGTCCGTCATCTTTTTGGGGGCCAACTTCATTCCCAGCATTTGGGACGCCTTTCAGTTCACTGGTGCAACCACTGCTGTGTGCATCGGCTTTATCTTTCCCGCTGCTGTCGTTTTAAGGTAGCGTCTCTCGCATCTGCTGAAATCAGTTTTCTATTGTTCTGTATGCTGACCTTTTTTTGGTACTGTGGTGTTGGTTTTCAGGGACGTTCATGGCATTACGACGTGGAAGCAGAAGGCTTTGGGTGTGTTCATGGTTGCTTTGGCGGTGTTTGCTAGTCTTGTGGCGATTTACAGCGACGCCTATGCTATCTTTAAGAGAAACTCGACGCCTTCGCGCGAATAGTCTCACAGAAGGAGCTTCTGGAGGTGATGGCAGCGCTCGCTCGTCCCTTTTGATGATGGGTGAGAAAATGTGTGATATTTGGTTTTGGCACCATGGTATTGACCTGAGTAGAGGATTGATTCAAGTATTCAGGCATCACCTCTGCGTGGTAATATGTTAAATTGGAAACAAGCTAgatttattatatatatctGCAGCAGGTGTTTTTATCAAACACTTTGCAGGAGTAGTATTCTTCAGCTGTGTTTCTTCAAGTGTATTACTATCATACTTGGTATTTATTTGTATGAGAAGAGAGGTAGGTATGTACATTACTTTCCATCCATTGTAACACTCTTTTTTGAGTAAATAATTCCATCAAATTTTCAAAACAGAGTTTTGTTTCTTTCATTTTGAAGCTTTTTCTGTACTAGAAAAACTCAACCAGTTTGTGCAGTTGTTGCAAGATAGTAAGATGTTAGTTACTGGAGCCTGGCTACTGAGTCACCTGGGATCATTCTTTCTCATCACTTGCTTCTCAAACTATGAGGAATCAGTATCACTATCACCACCGTCCACCGGATTCTGCTTCATCATCAATCACCTATGAAGCTCCTATTTTCGCAATAAATCGAAACCTTAAAAGGTGGTTTTATTCTCGAAAAGGTGTTGTCACGGGGGAAAATTGACTTATTCTATGAGTCAGCAGCCACCGCTTTGTTCTCACTCTAACCAACACCCTGAATCATACGGTatgtccaccatttaaagagtcattttgtACGGATTTTAACAAATCGTTTAACTTTGTGAGGAaaactagagagagaaagtgagtggaatgtggaacccatttaaaatattacttttATACTTATTAAATAGTGAGTGtaaagttggtggaatataaGGTACgtatactaaaaatgaaataaaataaataattctataaatCGCAGATAACCCAGCACCCCTGTGGTTCTCTAAATAGTGGACAAAGAG from Salvia splendens isolate huo1 chromosome 15, SspV2, whole genome shotgun sequence encodes the following:
- the LOC121769560 gene encoding amino acid transporter AVT6A-like; the encoded protein is MTTKTQKKPKTQSKKSKTESVSVTIADEKTHLLINNKAESSSFSHQEANGASFTGAVFNLSTTIIGAGIMALPATMKVLGLALGILAIAFVAVLTEISISMLLRFSKAGAVASYGGVMGDAFGAAGRKSLQVCVVICNIGVLVVYMIIIGDVISGSSPSGIHHPGLMESWFGQQWWTGRLFVLVVTTLGVFTPLAFLKRIDSLRHTSAVAVFLAVLFLVITAGIVVAKWMQGGLVWPRLLPDISDFNSIWSLFTVVPVLVTAYVCHFNVHSIENELDDPSLIKPVVRTSLVLCSVIYMMTSFFGFLLFGDATLDDVLSNFDTDLGIPFSSQLNDGVRLSYALHLMLVFPVIFYPLRLNLDGLISSSSSSIPLTADNMRFTSLTIALMSVIFLGANFIPSIWDAFQFTGATTAVCIGFIFPAAVVLRDVHGITTWKQKALGVFMVALAVFASLVAIYSDAYAIFKRNSTPSRE